The genomic stretch acgcaatttcaatttacgattagacatgacaattttgtgaatatttttgatgttttggagtaaccaccttaattggacgaccagaatcTTCACCATTATCGGTGTTGGTACAatcacgtttaaattcagcaaaccaataacgaatggttcttttcgattgAGCAGattccggataacacttttgaggCCATTCCTGAGCTTGacagtattttttatcaagaaaaaatgataaattaacataaCGAAAATGTTATGAAtctattgttttgaaaataacaaaagtagcttcaaatgtcatgaaatttgtcacatagttttttcaaaacttacTACTACCCTAAAAGTCACATAAATTTAACAATgccagcgccatctgtgtgtcagtcacacgacttattgagtgatgttataaaGTAGTTTAATCAtgttccattttaaaaatttatatttgaattacttGGAAGGCGACTCCATtccaataatttgatttaaggtGTTCTATATATATCCCAGTCATAAAATCAAGGCTTAAGTAGATTAAAACCATAAAAATGTCTTCAATTGTAAATTCGGGAAATCCCACAAAAATCAAACAATCCAATTCCACAAGTAGGTCGAGAAAATATACTTCTTGAATAAGcattaatttataaatgtacAATCCAATTATATTGTACCAGGccatttttaatatgaaatttttgtccAAATAGTTCCcctcaataataaattattaactccaaagtgaaaaaatattagtataggCAAGAAAATTCCATAATTGAGGATACTACTAAATCAAAAATGAAACTTATAAAAACTGCTACAAAGAAagctttttttaaatacattcttgagcaaaaaaatcgactcaagtcgTACGCTCGCAGTCAAAAGTCTCGCAAAAAATCTGTAGCATCaattctttttctgattttagcaTCTCAAAGCCTTAACTTTCTAATAAGTTGTTCGATGCTACCCCATTCTTCAGTGAGCTCCATTTTGAGGTCCGATTATGTGGCTGCTCTAGGATTTCTAATCCGAACTTTTCTCTTTAGTTAATCCCATAAAGGATTTAAGTCCGGAATACAGGATGGCCACTCCATAGAGGAAGTTTCGACATCCTGTAATGGATGTCGAACTTGCAGTATATGGAAGGGCATTGTCCTAAATAAGGATGAAGTTTTCACCGATGGAACTGGCGTAGGGTACGACGTGATTccttaaaatttcttttatgtaTCGGTTTTTGTTTTAAACCATTCTGAAGCCTCTTCAAAAGCCACGTTTTGTTTTATACAACACAAGAGAACGGAGCCCTAGTCCAATTaacgtgttctctggcaaaCCGTAGACGAACTGCTCGGCGGGTTGGGGTTATTTTTGGCTCGAGATTAGCTGTCTTAAGTCTTCAACTGACTGTCCAGCCactcctcgcgtttctctgagctTTTGTTGGACTTGAAAACCAGTAAAGGACCTGATGTCTTCTGGTAAATGGCATTAAACAACAGACTGATTTGTGTTAAGCTTTGGGCTTGTTACAATAGGGTGACCGCTTGAGCAGCTTCATCACATGTTGTGTCCATTTGCAggtagaatttttatttattattaatgaaaatgtgTATAGGTTGACTTTTGATGGCTAACTGATAGTGGTATGTCTGGTAGATAAACTTTTATAAAGGTTAGTCACTCCTAATTAGCATTAGTGTAAACAAGCATAAAAAGGATGGTTACAGATCATAACAAATTGTTGGACAGTGAGAGCGAGATACAATATTCtgtattattttgaagataatgaagaaaagtattttttttgcTTACGAATGTATGTTCTACTCCAATTTTCTTTACAAAGATAATCAAGGAACAATTAGATACATACTATATTAAAAACGTGGGGAAATATCAAGATATATTCAAAGGAAGAAAACTGGAGACCACATTAATCAGCTCCAAAAGCTGCCATAAGTTTTTACACTCTAGATGAGTTGTGGCCTTCCTGTCTCCCAATAATTGCTCTGGTTTTAAGAAACGCAAGCATGCTGCTTTTTCAATAGTTCTCAACTGACTCAGTGGCTTTCTGATAAAAGTAACAGCTACTATCTGGAGCTGTTTTAATGTCCCACATCTGATAATCCACAGCACAATGTCTTGTGAGTTTCCCCATAATTTTCTTCAGGTCATAGTTAATTCCACATCTATATACTGAGATTCCAAAGAAGCATATACAATGAATTCAAGTAGAAAGAGACATTTCAAAAGCATCAATTGGACTGAGATCAGtatggaaaaatttcaaattttcctaTCCATCTATAAACACTCCACATTTCAAGGACCCCTGAAAGTTCTGGAAAGCCTTTGAAATGTTACTGCTCTTAtcagtgaaaaaaaatttttcaagctAGTAATCTTGGATATGATTTTGTCACCCTGTTGTCCAATACATTCATCTTTATGTCTTCGGCCTTCTTAGTGTCATAACTAACAGCATCTGACAACAGTATCCACATTCCTGTTTATTCTCCTAGCAATTACTGAAAATGGCAGTCCAATTTTCCAGAAACCAACTCTCTAACCTCTCTAGAAACTAGTTAGCTGCATTCTAGGCATGCAAGTGATTgaataaaaagagaattttaGGCTGATAGCACTCAAATTCTAAGCTTTAATGAAGACTTCTAAATATTTACTGGGTCTTTGAGTTTCTTTGTCACTGAGAATATTCATAGTGTATGGGATCAGATGCAAACATAGtagaattggaaaatattaattatatgtgaGGTTTAAaccaaattattattcaaatttgttatgTATACAcataaattagaatttttttcaattttttacttcttagacccttttatatgtttttcgtgataatCGGTCtttattttagttgtttttttctatgaaaatcagtttaaaattacatgtaaaaattgacttttcggCGACGTcaatttttagatgtttaaactgattttcatacaaaagacacctaaaatcacgacaaattatcatgaaaaaatgaatttgaattcTTACATATCTTCCAAAAGCatactttattaattatttactattcaatatatttaaatatcaataattcttaaaataaaatatattttatatctataacTTTGATAACTATTAGGTAAGTATTTGAAAACCAGTTTTATATgtagtaataataaattcaatatatttttttaaaaataataaatattttatcctaCAAGGCATTGCACTCTAAATATCTGAGGTAGTAAGgtcaattttaaaattctatcagtatatttatattttcccaCGTTAGATACTAGAGTATACAGTTAATTCAAAACAACAgagtttattattcaataaaaccttTCTAAATAGTAAACTTTTGCAAAATATACACAACTAAGTCAAggttaatttcaataaaatttttcaaatactgaCCAAACTATCGTCATCGTTCATTTTTTCCTTGGCATTTTGATTTGTTATTTTCCTTCCTGTATTGGTCTTTCGGTGTAACAGTCCGACACATTAATATTTCTCGACATTTAAAACACTCATTATGCACAAGaagttattgttttataataaaaattattaataaacatgatattgtaatatttcaaaCAGGACACTTTCCAATGCAAAGAACCGTAAACATCTGTCAAATAAGAGGAGTTCAGCAAACCACGAAAACGAGGAACAATTAATGAAGAGCTACTCAACCGAGAAATGTTAacagtttaaaataatttccactgaatttttaataatcttaTTAAATAACGAACACTTAAATTAATTTGCTACAATAATTTCTCCGGCAGCGCAGCTTTCACTTACAACTTTTCAATTACCTGACGTCATTTGTCACTGTCAATAGAGACTTCTATTACCAACATTAAAACTAAAGCTCGAACttcattatttacaaattatattgtAAGTAATAATAACctattcaatattaaattcagATAGTTACACAACAAATATGAACAATTTATTAGACGTCAACTCGAAAAAGTTATCAATTCAGATCTAATTAGATGTTTCAAATCCCAAAAAAACTAAAGTGCGTCACGACGTTGAATAACAGTAGTAACCACTTGTTAGCATTTCTGTATATTAATGTTTTGGACAAATAATTTCCATACAGTATGCAGAACAGTTCGTTAGAACAATGGGTTGATAATCTTCCTTCTCGAGAAAACCCAACAAATCCCCAGAAGAAAAACATTcccaaaataaatagtaaaagtaAATCTCTTTCTAGAGATTATTCCTTCCAATCAGATGATGGAACTAGCCATTGTTCCAGTGTAGAATCTGTTTTGGAATTGAGGAAACCTGATCCGGAAGAAGTACTTTTAGAACTTGGATTTGGACCGAGAAAGAATTCTGAAAAGATCAATAGAATACCAGCTAGATTTCTTCAACCATCAAAAGTAAGCctcaataatttatatctaatttgatttttcacaaatacgagactaataaattttgtgttttaaatataaattttcccaatttacataattatattatttttacattgtgaataatatgtttttataatgcATACAATATCTCCAATTCTtaggaataaatatataaatttattcaataaaatgtatACCCCAGCTAAATTAACGTATAATTCCGATTTTTctctattgaaaaataacaataataaatcatttattattagaaaacatatattacaatatattactTAAGAATGTACATTAAAGATTTATATAGAGCAATCCAGAACTATGGCCGCTGGACGTGTTTAACACTATTGTGACCACGGGgttttgctattttttttagtttaatcaTATGTTCTGTTGCCCTGCATTATCCAAAGTTCCAATCTATATCTCAAATCCTGGTAATATAGATTTACATGTTACTTTATTATAGTTAGCAAAATCTGTTTTTTGCATGTGGGAACTGTCTGAATATATTGATATGAGCTAACAGCATCAGATATGAGGATAAATCTTTCTGTACTTATTGAGTACATCTCCCATGGAAACCCTCCAggaattttttctgtaattgtACATTcagtttcagtattttctttACATAATATTGTAGCCcactaaataaattataatatcagttgagtatttatgaaattagattaAGGAGgcgcaacaatttttttaaaatggggCGCAAGTACAAAAACGTTGAAAATCATTGATCTAAAGTAtctaaatattgtaaaatatatgtTATTACTTTTCTGTTAGATGTTTCAGTTCGTTTCATTCAGTTATGCTTTAATTCAgctacatatttgaaaaattctcaatgTTCTAATGaaattaactaattttcaaggtcatttttatgattttccaTGTTATCCGGCCGGCTTAGATCGGATAATGGAGACTCTACTGtaaatttgagtaaaaaattactcattagatatgttttttctttgaaagATATAGACAGACCGACAGACATAGACAAGACAGtatacaaaacatttattttttccattgagaaataatgtttcaatttttacagCTTTTACCACACATTGATATAAATCAGTTTCTAGAAGACTATGGATCAAGAGGCTCTGAATCAAAGTGAGTTTAGATCTAGACAGTATTAATATTATGATTATTCTACGTTTTAGGGGTGAAGTAAAAGATTAAGGAGACATATTTTAGCCTATTCAGATTCTTAGATTTGTTTTCCATTTGATAGTTGCAGATTttgtcttttaatttttttatttcctctaGTAAAGTGAAATTTCCTTTAGTAAAGtgaaaagtttgatttaaaattactgttaattaatatatttcaacgTTTCTAGCTCTATTCCGCCTTCACCATCAAGAACCAGAGCAAGATCAAATTAActactatttatataaaaaaaaattattttctatttaattttgataacaatGACTGTATTTCGTTTGGTTGGTTATCGTTATACATTCCTAAAAACTATAGTCTATTAGTTTaagttattattgtattttcaacCATATAGGTCATGATCATTTGATCAACATTCCATTAAGTACCATGTtagaattgatttttaaaaaaatgtcatttaatGATCAATTACGTACTCTCAATATTTCCTgtatttgtgatattttcatgaaaatgatTTGAAGTAATGTAGATCTTAATcactataattttaattacttttataattttttactgaaccATACTGTATATGGTTGATTTGAGGATCCGTCCTGTTGCTGATAGaatttactgaaaattatttatgctttattttagatttattactGACAATCActgtatgaaaaattttattttagaatttactTCATCCAGCTTATGTTTACTATAAGGTCAATTTTTATGAAGTAATATAATGAAggttatcaatttatattaaagATTACTTgaccttaattttttttatcgttttttacaattttgaatcCAGTCGATTTTTTTCTGGTGGTTTTTAATGCTAGTTATTAACAATTAAAGAGGTTTGTAAAAGTTAACACAGAGAACCAGTTACATATTTCCAGTAAGctaattgaatattgaaaaatttgttaaacaaCAAAAGGCACTTTTGAAAAGTGAActacaatttttgtaatttcataaattagaTAGTGGAATCAGttaatttttaagaattttcgaaaagtatcataattcaattattcaaaagtagctatagaacaaaaaacaataacaaaggGGAAGAACTGAatgtaattgagaaaaaaacaatgagaataatattaatcaaaagTTACACCAAAGAGAGGTGGagaatcaaaaaaaaacaaaaaatacaataaaacccctaaaaataatttcgaaatgttTCAAAACTTCAATTTGTAAGAATTAAAGAATTTGACTGGACATGTAAGAAGACGAAGATCAACAGACAAATAGAAAAGTGAACAAATGGATTCAATTGTGGCTGATAAGAAGGAATAGACCAAAGGGGACCTAGTAGgatgaaataaaagataatttggGAGTACTGAATATTGTAGATGGTCAATAAATTACCAAAGTAACAAAGAAATGTAACGAAAGCAACCGAAACTAatgagaaattataaaaaaataataataaaataaaaaaactcgaaCAGAATCTCAAAATGCTCTAAAGCTTTAACTACTTTAAACGTAAGGCTGTACTGCAGGATACTTGGTGGTCACATGGAGGTTGTATGGTAAAGGTGGTTCATAAATGCATTGTGGATGCAGTGAAATGAAGCCAGTGTCCAATTGACTGCCCAGGGAACTGAACTAATCACGCTTTCC from Diorhabda sublineata isolate icDioSubl1.1 chromosome 5, icDioSubl1.1, whole genome shotgun sequence encodes the following:
- the LOC130444723 gene encoding protein ITPRID2 → MQRTRLLLPTLKLKLELHYLQIILDYSFQSDDGTSHCSSVESVLELRKPDPEEVLLELGFGPRKNSEKINRIPARFLQPSKLLPHIDINQFLEDYGSRGSESNSIPPSPSRTRARSN